A single Haloglycomyces albus DSM 45210 DNA region contains:
- a CDS encoding methionine/alanine import family NSS transporter small subunit — translation MSISAIVMMIVAMVVIFGGLIVSATTLLTHPEKDD, via the coding sequence ATGAGTATCTCGGCAATCGTCATGATGATCGTGGCCATGGTCGTCATTTTCGGCGGGCTGATCGTTTCAGCTACCACGCTCCTTACGCACCCGGAAAAGGACGATTAG
- a CDS encoding acyl-CoA thioesterase, whose product MARFTTDITLRWSDMDKFGHVNNSVYSTLFEEARVAAMFTAAAKEGITSFEEGIVVARHETDFLLPVVYGQRTRMETWIDRIGNSSFTFAYDLLADGKVAARAKTTMVLLDPEAERPRRVTDVEKEFLSRWTE is encoded by the coding sequence ATGGCGCGCTTCACAACCGACATCACCCTGCGTTGGTCCGATATGGACAAGTTTGGTCACGTCAACAACTCGGTCTACTCGACTCTGTTCGAAGAGGCCCGAGTAGCGGCGATGTTCACCGCCGCCGCCAAGGAAGGCATCACCTCCTTTGAGGAGGGAATCGTCGTCGCACGTCACGAGACGGATTTCCTTCTCCCGGTCGTGTACGGTCAGCGGACACGGATGGAGACGTGGATCGACCGCATCGGAAATTCGTCCTTCACCTTTGCCTACGACCTCTTGGCGGACGGTAAGGTCGCCGCCCGCGCCAAGACTACGATGGTGCTCTTGGACCCCGAAGCCGAACGCCCGCGACGTGTCACGGACGTGGAGAAGGAATTCCTGAGTAGATGGACCGAGTAG
- a CDS encoding DUF3145 domain-containing protein, which translates to MSTRGVIYIHSSPAAVCPHVEWAIGRVLGVSSVKLGWSRQPVDPDTMRAERSWMAAPGVGVELASALAQWPMLRFEITEQPSTGRDGERIMHLPDRGIYRAAMSADGSIMIAEDRIRALMATTTNGESLRSGLDQLLGMEWEQELAPYRNSGRSQEQSWLAQVS; encoded by the coding sequence ATGTCAACTCGCGGAGTCATCTACATTCACTCCAGCCCAGCAGCCGTGTGTCCACACGTCGAGTGGGCGATCGGACGTGTCCTCGGAGTGTCCAGCGTCAAGCTGGGTTGGAGTCGCCAGCCCGTCGATCCCGATACCATGCGTGCCGAAAGGTCCTGGATGGCCGCGCCCGGCGTCGGAGTGGAGTTGGCCTCCGCCCTGGCACAATGGCCCATGCTGCGATTCGAAATCACCGAACAGCCCAGCACCGGACGCGACGGCGAGCGCATCATGCACCTCCCCGACCGAGGAATCTACCGTGCGGCCATGAGTGCCGACGGATCGATCATGATCGCCGAGGATCGCATTCGTGCCCTCATGGCTACGACGACGAATGGGGAGTCCTTGCGCAGCGGATTGGACCAGCTCCTCGGCATGGAATGGGAGCAGGAACTCGCGCCCTACCGCAATTCCGGTCGCTCCCAAGAGCAGTCGTGGCTCGCTCAGGTGAGCTGA
- a CDS encoding sodium-dependent transporter, translated as MTETSRENWGTRMGFLLAAVGSAIGLGNIWRFPGEAYEGGGGAFLLPWLIALLTAGIPLLILEYTIGRRAQGAGPVAFRALNPKAEGIAWWQVAVAILLATFYALILSWAVSYVGFSTTSQWADEPGVFFGEEFLQAGDDIAQFGQYNGTILVALIGVWAVALFIMWRGIRKGVELANRICIPILLLLFGALVVRSVTLDGATDGLATFFTPQWDKLTDASIWVSAYGQVFFSLSIGMGTMIAYASYLRRNAEITTTAVTAGFANASFELLAGIGVFSVLGFMAAESGGNVISDEAPIDGGALAFVTFPAILNEMPATEVMGLLFFGSLVVAGISSLISMLIVPLAAFQDRFNWSRSKSVLFIGIPMALVSIAIYPTSNGPIILDAVDGAVTTYGLTAAGLATIITAFVSGKIKALADNANRTSVFRIGWFWYACLGLTAVLLSYILLFQHIPQQVDTFRGVAEDANLSPTQVVVTWVIGGCSILFGVVMGMVMRHRATPHRMDEESEENTPSR; from the coding sequence ATGACCGAAACCTCACGCGAAAACTGGGGAACCCGAATGGGGTTCCTCTTGGCCGCCGTCGGGTCTGCCATCGGGCTGGGGAACATCTGGCGTTTCCCCGGGGAGGCCTATGAAGGCGGAGGTGGCGCCTTCCTCTTGCCGTGGCTGATAGCCCTCTTGACAGCGGGTATTCCGCTGCTGATTTTGGAATACACCATCGGGCGGCGAGCCCAGGGGGCCGGCCCGGTTGCCTTTCGCGCGCTGAACCCCAAAGCCGAAGGGATCGCATGGTGGCAGGTGGCCGTGGCGATTCTTCTGGCCACTTTCTATGCATTGATTTTGTCCTGGGCAGTGAGTTATGTCGGATTTTCCACCACTAGCCAATGGGCGGACGAACCCGGTGTTTTCTTTGGGGAGGAATTTCTCCAAGCAGGAGATGATATCGCCCAATTCGGACAATACAACGGAACAATTCTGGTTGCGTTGATCGGCGTATGGGCCGTCGCATTGTTTATTATGTGGCGCGGAATTCGCAAAGGCGTCGAACTGGCCAACAGAATCTGTATCCCGATTCTTTTGTTGCTGTTCGGCGCTCTGGTTGTTCGGTCCGTTACCCTCGACGGAGCGACCGACGGATTGGCCACGTTTTTCACTCCGCAGTGGGACAAGCTCACCGACGCGAGCATCTGGGTATCCGCATACGGACAAGTCTTCTTCTCTCTGTCCATCGGTATGGGCACCATGATCGCCTATGCCTCCTACCTCCGTCGGAACGCCGAAATCACCACCACCGCCGTCACCGCCGGGTTCGCCAACGCTTCCTTCGAACTGCTCGCCGGTATCGGGGTGTTTTCGGTACTGGGATTCATGGCCGCCGAGTCCGGTGGCAACGTCATCAGCGACGAAGCACCCATCGACGGTGGGGCACTAGCCTTCGTGACCTTCCCCGCCATCCTGAACGAAATGCCGGCCACCGAGGTCATGGGGCTGCTGTTCTTCGGGTCCCTGGTCGTCGCGGGAATATCCTCGCTGATCTCCATGCTCATCGTGCCCCTGGCGGCCTTCCAGGACCGCTTCAACTGGAGTCGGAGCAAATCGGTACTGTTCATTGGTATCCCGATGGCACTGGTTTCGATCGCCATCTACCCCACCTCCAACGGGCCCATCATTTTGGACGCGGTCGATGGAGCGGTCACCACCTACGGGCTCACGGCCGCCGGGCTGGCCACGATCATTACCGCGTTTGTTAGCGGCAAGATCAAGGCCTTGGCCGACAACGCCAACCGCACCTCGGTTTTCCGCATCGGATGGTTCTGGTACGCCTGTTTGGGATTGACCGCGGTGCTTCTCAGCTACATCCTGCTGTTCCAACACATCCCGCAGCAGGTGGACACGTTCCGCGGCGTAGCCGAAGACGCTAACCTGAGTCCCACCCAGGTTGTGGTTACCTGGGTGATCGGCGGCTGCAGCATCCTGTTCGGGGTCGTCATGGGTATGGTCATGCGCCACCGCGCCACCCCACATCGGATGGACGAGGAAAGCGAAGAAAACACACCGAGCCGATAG
- the ettA gene encoding energy-dependent translational throttle protein EttA, protein MAQFIYSMEKARKAHGDKVVLDDVTLHFLPGAKIGVVGPNGAGKSSLLKVMAGIDEVSNGEARLADGATVGLLAQEPPLNEEKTVLENIQEAVAPIQAKLDRYNEVAMKMATDYSDDLMEEMGRLQEELDASEAWELDSKLEQAMDALRCPPGDEGVGHLSGGERRRVALCKLLLEAPDLLLLDEPTNHLDAESVLWLERHLADYAGTVIAITHDRYFLDHVANWILELDRGRTYPYEGNYSTYLEKKAERMAVEGRRDAKLRKRLKDELEWVRSNAKARQSKSKARLGRYEEMAAEADKTRKLDFEEIQIPPGPRLGSSVIEVSDLKKGFDDQLLIDGLSFTLPRNGIVGVIGPNGVGKTTLFKTIVGMEEPDDGSVKVGGTVQLSYVDQNREGLNGDKTVWEVVSDGLDYIMVGKVEMPSRAYLAAFGFKGPDQQKPTKVLSGGERNRLNLALTLKQGGNVLLLDEPTNDLDVETLGSLENALLDFPGCAVVVSHDRAFLDHVATHILAWEGEDENGNPKWFWFEGNFESYEQNKIERLGPDAAKPHRVTHRKLTRG, encoded by the coding sequence GTGGCGCAGTTCATTTATTCAATGGAGAAGGCGCGTAAAGCGCACGGCGACAAAGTCGTGCTCGATGACGTGACTTTGCACTTTCTGCCTGGTGCGAAAATCGGTGTCGTAGGACCCAACGGTGCCGGTAAATCGAGTCTGCTGAAGGTCATGGCCGGTATCGACGAGGTATCGAACGGCGAGGCTCGACTGGCCGACGGTGCCACCGTGGGGCTGCTCGCCCAGGAGCCGCCGCTCAATGAAGAAAAAACGGTCCTGGAGAACATCCAGGAGGCCGTCGCCCCTATTCAGGCCAAACTTGATCGCTACAACGAAGTGGCCATGAAGATGGCGACCGATTACAGTGATGACCTGATGGAGGAGATGGGGCGCCTCCAAGAGGAACTTGACGCGTCGGAGGCGTGGGAACTGGATTCGAAACTGGAGCAGGCTATGGACGCCCTCCGCTGCCCTCCCGGGGACGAAGGAGTCGGCCACCTGTCCGGAGGTGAGCGGCGTCGTGTGGCGTTGTGCAAGCTCCTGCTGGAAGCCCCCGACCTCCTGCTGCTGGACGAGCCCACCAACCACCTCGACGCCGAGTCGGTGTTGTGGTTGGAGCGCCACCTGGCCGATTACGCGGGCACCGTCATCGCCATTACTCACGACCGTTACTTTCTCGACCACGTGGCCAATTGGATCTTGGAGCTCGACCGGGGACGTACGTATCCTTACGAAGGCAATTACTCCACGTACCTGGAGAAGAAGGCCGAACGTATGGCGGTTGAGGGGCGGCGCGACGCGAAACTGCGCAAGCGTCTGAAGGACGAGCTGGAGTGGGTTCGCTCCAATGCGAAGGCCCGGCAGAGCAAGTCCAAGGCCCGTTTGGGGCGCTATGAAGAGATGGCGGCCGAGGCGGACAAGACCCGGAAGTTGGACTTTGAAGAAATTCAGATCCCGCCTGGACCACGCCTGGGTTCGAGCGTTATTGAGGTATCCGACCTCAAGAAGGGCTTTGACGACCAGCTACTCATTGACGGACTGAGCTTCACCCTGCCTCGTAACGGTATCGTTGGTGTCATCGGGCCGAACGGTGTGGGAAAGACGACCCTGTTCAAAACCATCGTCGGGATGGAGGAACCGGATGACGGTTCCGTCAAAGTCGGTGGGACCGTTCAACTGTCGTATGTAGACCAGAATCGTGAGGGGCTCAACGGCGACAAGACCGTCTGGGAGGTCGTGTCCGACGGACTCGACTACATCATGGTCGGCAAGGTCGAAATGCCGTCCCGTGCCTATTTGGCGGCATTCGGATTCAAGGGACCCGATCAGCAGAAGCCCACCAAGGTCCTGTCCGGTGGGGAACGCAACCGTCTCAATCTGGCGCTGACTCTCAAGCAGGGCGGCAATGTGCTTCTCCTTGACGAGCCGACGAACGACTTGGACGTCGAAACCTTGGGGAGCCTGGAGAACGCTCTGCTCGACTTCCCGGGGTGTGCGGTGGTCGTCAGCCACGACCGCGCGTTCCTCGACCACGTTGCCACACACATCTTGGCCTGGGAAGGCGAGGACGAGAACGGCAATCCGAAGTGGTTCTGGTTCGAAGGGAACTTTGAATCCTACGAGCAGAACAAGATCGAACGTCTCGGCCCCGATGCGGCCAAGCCGCACCGCGTCACGCACCGCAAGCTGACGCGCGGCTAG
- the otsB gene encoding trehalose-phosphatase has product MSESQQSASTAPDSLQDALKHIGRVPTLLIACDYDGTLAPIVTDPSKAKPVLESVTALRTLATLPNTQVAVISGRALRDLAALSRLPSEVHLIGSHGSEFDVDFPKQLSDDDQRRREKLLGELQSVAARFDGVSLEAKPAGAALHTREANDSDAEDATSAVLEGPASWPGVQTTTGKAVVDLSVVATHKGDALEQLRHQFGASAVLYIGDDVTDENAFGALHGPDVGVKVGEGDTKASWRVSDPTAVSELLAEMTDVRARWLRGESSTQIERHSMLADGANHALVTPDARITWLCHPRPDSGALFAYLLGGEPAGHFTVQPVEKGLPLGQRYRAGTMSVETRWPGVTVTDWMDSTPRRRGDFNATVLIREVTGSAPVELVFSPRPEFGQIAVQLQPVGDGLMVLGGNEPLVLRSPDVDWTIERDGAHCVATAEVDLSRINGPLVLELRCGVDDLTEWPTPVKVRRRTTEAAWRNWSDSLKLGHVETDMVRRSALTLRALCHQPTGAILAAATTSLPEDLGGVRNWDYRFCWIRDAALSAQALVDLGSLQEAEQFFDWIAGVLDRTDGKPERLAPLYDVEGIAPGPEAVIPTLPGYAGSRPVRVSNAANRQVQLDVFGPVAALIESVAHRRGHLSEFEQKIIWQMVGAVEKRWHEPDHGIWEERQAPRHHVYSKVMCWQTIDRAIKLSEQFGMEAGDDWRELRKTIADNVLDLGWNDRIGAYTAAYGSDDLDAASLWIGLSGLLPADDERYLKTVLAIEAALRQGPTVYRYVKDDGLPGEEGGFTLCASWLAEAFVQLGRRVDAEELFDQIIASAGPTGLLSEEWDPIAEHGLGNHPQAYSHLGLIRVAQLLEK; this is encoded by the coding sequence ATGTCCGAATCGCAGCAGTCGGCTTCGACGGCTCCTGACTCGCTTCAGGATGCACTTAAACACATCGGGCGGGTTCCCACCCTGCTTATCGCCTGTGATTACGATGGGACACTCGCGCCCATCGTCACGGACCCGAGCAAGGCCAAACCCGTCTTGGAATCGGTGACTGCTCTGCGGACACTGGCAACACTGCCTAACACTCAGGTGGCGGTGATATCCGGTCGAGCGCTTCGGGATTTGGCGGCGTTGTCGCGTCTGCCGTCCGAGGTCCATTTGATCGGTTCACACGGCTCTGAGTTTGATGTGGACTTTCCGAAACAACTCAGCGACGACGACCAACGACGCCGGGAAAAACTGCTTGGAGAACTGCAGTCGGTCGCCGCTCGGTTCGACGGGGTGAGCCTTGAGGCGAAACCGGCGGGGGCGGCTCTGCACACGCGCGAGGCGAACGACTCCGACGCCGAGGATGCCACGTCAGCGGTACTTGAGGGACCCGCGTCCTGGCCGGGAGTCCAGACGACGACGGGAAAAGCAGTGGTTGACCTGTCGGTGGTGGCCACCCATAAAGGTGACGCGTTGGAACAGTTGCGCCACCAGTTCGGTGCTTCCGCGGTACTGTACATCGGCGATGACGTTACCGACGAGAACGCCTTCGGTGCCCTTCACGGTCCGGACGTCGGCGTCAAGGTCGGTGAGGGCGATACCAAGGCGAGCTGGCGGGTGTCCGACCCTACTGCGGTCTCGGAGCTGCTGGCGGAAATGACCGACGTGCGGGCCCGCTGGCTCCGTGGAGAATCGTCTACTCAGATCGAGCGCCATTCCATGCTGGCGGACGGTGCCAATCACGCGCTGGTCACCCCGGACGCTCGCATCACGTGGCTGTGCCACCCACGTCCGGATTCGGGTGCATTGTTCGCGTACCTCTTGGGAGGTGAGCCCGCCGGTCACTTTACTGTGCAACCGGTGGAAAAGGGTCTGCCTCTGGGACAGCGTTATCGGGCCGGAACCATGAGCGTGGAAACCCGATGGCCTGGGGTGACGGTCACCGATTGGATGGATTCCACCCCACGGCGGCGGGGTGATTTCAACGCCACCGTTCTCATCCGTGAAGTCACCGGTTCGGCTCCGGTGGAACTGGTTTTTTCTCCGCGTCCGGAGTTCGGGCAAATCGCCGTGCAGCTGCAGCCGGTCGGTGACGGGCTCATGGTTTTGGGCGGTAATGAACCTCTGGTCTTGCGTTCCCCCGATGTGGACTGGACGATCGAGCGGGACGGCGCACACTGTGTGGCCACCGCGGAGGTGGACCTCTCCCGGATCAACGGCCCCTTGGTTCTCGAATTGCGCTGCGGGGTCGACGACCTCACCGAGTGGCCGACTCCGGTGAAGGTACGACGGCGTACTACCGAGGCGGCGTGGCGCAATTGGTCGGATTCGCTCAAGCTGGGCCACGTGGAGACCGACATGGTACGCCGTTCGGCACTGACTCTCCGGGCACTGTGCCACCAACCGACCGGCGCGATCTTGGCGGCGGCGACGACGTCGTTGCCCGAAGATCTGGGTGGAGTTCGCAATTGGGATTATCGCTTCTGTTGGATTCGCGATGCGGCCCTGTCGGCACAGGCCTTGGTCGATTTGGGCAGTCTGCAGGAGGCTGAACAGTTTTTTGACTGGATAGCCGGGGTGCTGGATCGAACCGACGGAAAGCCGGAACGGCTTGCGCCGCTGTACGATGTGGAGGGAATCGCTCCGGGGCCCGAGGCGGTCATTCCCACGTTGCCCGGTTACGCGGGTTCCCGACCGGTGCGGGTTTCCAACGCTGCCAACCGGCAGGTCCAGTTGGACGTGTTCGGTCCGGTCGCCGCACTCATCGAGTCCGTCGCGCATCGTCGCGGCCACCTGTCGGAGTTCGAACAGAAGATCATTTGGCAGATGGTCGGAGCGGTTGAAAAACGCTGGCACGAACCCGACCACGGGATTTGGGAGGAGCGGCAGGCTCCCCGTCATCACGTCTACTCCAAGGTGATGTGTTGGCAGACCATCGATCGGGCGATCAAGCTCTCCGAACAGTTCGGCATGGAGGCCGGTGACGATTGGCGTGAACTCCGCAAGACCATCGCCGACAACGTTCTTGATCTCGGCTGGAACGATCGCATCGGTGCCTATACGGCGGCGTACGGTTCCGACGACCTGGACGCCGCTTCGCTGTGGATCGGCCTGTCGGGTCTCCTTCCGGCAGATGATGAGCGCTATTTGAAAACGGTGCTCGCCATTGAAGCGGCATTGCGGCAGGGACCGACGGTATATCGCTATGTCAAGGACGACGGCCTTCCCGGTGAGGAGGGGGGTTTCACCCTGTGCGCGTCGTGGCTGGCGGAGGCGTTCGTACAGCTGGGTCGTCGGGTCGACGCTGAAGAGCTCTTCGATCAGATCATCGCTTCGGCGGGGCCGACCGGTCTGTTGTCGGAGGAGTGGGATCCCATTGCCGAACACGGCTTGGGTAACCACCCTCAAGCGTATTCACATCTTGGCCTGATTCGCGTCGCACAATTGTTGGAAAAATGA
- a CDS encoding lytic polysaccharide monooxygenase — protein sequence MRHTKRLLMSLLSAGALVVSLGLLGAPASAHAWVTDLPSRQHYCSDGTLDDCGAIQWEPQSVEGPKGFPESGVVDGQICSAENGSFAQLDNPRGGNWPATNVSGGEYSFTWEHTARHSTTKYSYWITNGSYTALDPLSRSDLNLEPLYEEYLNGRQPNTYETHTFNIPQLSGRQLILAYWEVADTGNAFYACIDVDFDGNGDPGDPGDPGDPGDPGCGGLSEWASADVYTSGDEVQHGGNQYRAKWWTQGEEPGTTGEWGVWENLGSC from the coding sequence ATGCGACATACGAAACGCCTACTTATGTCCCTTCTCAGTGCGGGGGCGCTTGTCGTCAGTCTTGGGCTCCTTGGTGCGCCCGCATCCGCCCATGCCTGGGTTACCGATCTCCCCAGCCGACAGCATTACTGCTCTGACGGGACACTCGATGACTGTGGAGCCATCCAATGGGAGCCACAGAGCGTGGAGGGCCCCAAGGGATTCCCTGAATCCGGAGTCGTAGACGGGCAGATTTGCTCCGCGGAAAACGGATCGTTCGCTCAGCTGGACAATCCTCGCGGCGGAAACTGGCCCGCCACGAACGTCAGCGGAGGTGAATACAGCTTCACTTGGGAACATACCGCGCGACACTCCACAACCAAGTACTCCTACTGGATAACCAACGGATCGTACACCGCGCTCGATCCACTGAGCCGTTCCGATCTCAACCTGGAACCGCTCTACGAGGAATACCTCAATGGACGCCAGCCCAATACCTATGAGACGCACACCTTCAATATCCCGCAGCTCTCAGGTCGCCAACTCATCCTCGCCTACTGGGAGGTGGCCGATACCGGTAACGCCTTCTACGCGTGCATTGACGTCGACTTTGACGGCAACGGCGACCCGGGAGACCCCGGCGATCCGGGTGACCCCGGAGACCCCGGTTGTGGCGGCCTCAGTGAATGGGCCTCTGCCGATGTGTACACCTCCGGTGATGAAGTACAGCATGGTGGAAACCAGTACCGCGCCAAATGGTGGACTCAAGGAGAAGAGCCCGGCACCACCGGTGAATGGGGCGTCTGGGAGAACCTCGGTAGTTGTTGA
- a CDS encoding YbjN domain-containing protein, with product MAWWRNGKKRDSEKSSGAIPESMTEEFIDERSEARGSQPEAIPEQATFEDLVSYERDHIDFPQLHDPAESKNEDADRWQLIKQDLEDIDPTFMDDLRQIASDSCHEVRHLTSERIIEALQNLGIRYLVDDRGSLVALWERHVVQLRSEGPDEDILVLRCRAYQTVPKEFNLRAYAAVNEWNRTRRFLKAYVGEPTDSGALPVFGEMQVPVRPGISIALLEELIDCATAVSGAYVEWLEGEVL from the coding sequence ATGGCATGGTGGCGCAACGGTAAAAAGCGCGACTCTGAAAAGTCCTCCGGTGCGATTCCGGAATCGATGACCGAAGAGTTCATCGATGAACGTAGTGAGGCGCGCGGTTCGCAGCCGGAAGCGATTCCGGAGCAGGCCACGTTCGAGGATCTCGTCTCGTACGAGCGCGACCACATTGATTTTCCCCAGTTGCACGATCCGGCGGAGTCCAAGAATGAGGACGCCGATCGCTGGCAGCTGATTAAACAGGATCTGGAAGACATCGATCCCACCTTCATGGACGATCTGCGTCAGATCGCTTCCGATTCCTGCCACGAAGTAAGGCACCTTACCTCGGAACGAATCATCGAAGCGCTGCAGAATCTCGGTATCCGCTACCTAGTGGACGACCGCGGTAGCCTGGTGGCCCTCTGGGAACGCCACGTGGTTCAGCTGCGTTCGGAAGGACCCGACGAAGACATTCTGGTGCTGCGCTGCCGCGCCTATCAAACCGTCCCGAAGGAATTCAATCTGCGCGCCTACGCGGCGGTCAACGAATGGAACCGTACCCGGCGATTTTTGAAGGCCTATGTGGGAGAACCGACCGATTCGGGCGCTTTGCCGGTCTTCGGCGAGATGCAGGTACCGGTTCGTCCGGGGATCTCGATCGCCCTTCTGGAAGAACTCATAGACTGCGCGACCGCCGTTTCCGGGGCCTACGTCGAATGGCTCGAAGGTGAAGTACTTTAA
- a CDS encoding lytic polysaccharide monooxygenase: protein MGFKKMLAGGAVGAGAVAASFAIASPALGHGWVTDDVGDLTSRSGFCAEGVATDCGSIEYEPQSVEGPKGFPEAGPEDGSICGVGAYPELDDPRGGNWPKNEVSAGSVDIGWNFTANHSTTKWEYYITQDNWDPTEPITRAQLESEPFAVVDWDGSQPPKQYIDTVDLPAKDGHHVILAVWEIDDTANSFYNCIDVDYNGNNGGDDGDDGSDGGDDGGDQPGTCEGVSDWSEGATYTSGDEVAHDGRLYSAQWWTRGDEPGTTGEWGVWTDEGAC, encoded by the coding sequence ATGGGCTTTAAGAAAATGTTGGCGGGAGGTGCGGTCGGTGCTGGAGCGGTGGCCGCTTCCTTCGCGATCGCCAGTCCGGCACTCGGACACGGTTGGGTTACCGACGACGTCGGCGACCTGACCTCTCGCTCAGGTTTCTGCGCCGAGGGCGTTGCGACCGACTGCGGTTCCATTGAATACGAACCGCAAAGCGTCGAGGGCCCCAAGGGATTCCCCGAAGCGGGACCGGAAGACGGCAGCATCTGCGGCGTGGGAGCCTATCCCGAGCTGGACGACCCGCGTGGTGGTAACTGGCCGAAGAACGAGGTCTCAGCCGGGTCGGTGGACATCGGCTGGAACTTCACCGCCAACCACTCCACCACGAAGTGGGAATACTACATCACCCAGGACAATTGGGACCCCACGGAACCGATTACCCGCGCTCAGCTCGAAAGCGAGCCCTTCGCGGTCGTTGACTGGGACGGCAGCCAGCCTCCGAAGCAGTACATCGACACCGTCGACCTGCCTGCCAAGGACGGCCACCACGTCATCCTCGCGGTTTGGGAGATCGACGACACCGCGAACTCCTTCTACAACTGCATCGACGTTGACTACAACGGAAACAACGGCGGCGACGACGGGGATGACGGCTCCGACGGTGGTGACGACGGCGGCGACCAGCCCGGCACCTGTGAAGGTGTGAGCGACTGGAGCGAAGGCGCCACCTACACCTCGGGCGATGAAGTGGCCCATGACGGCCGCCTCTACAGCGCACAGTGGTGGACCAGGGGCGACGAGCCTGGCACCACCGGCGAATGGGGCGTCTGGACCGACGAGGGCGCTTGTTAG
- a CDS encoding sodium-dependent transporter, with protein MTRENWGTRLGFILAAVGSAVGLGNIWRFPAVSYENGGGAFLLPYLIALLTAGIPLLIMEFSIGRKYRASAPLAWRKLNKNTEFIGWWQVAIASVIAVYYAAIIGWAAWYTWYSFDQTWGSEPDAFLFTDFLGGGEGPVTEVGLFDHFGDFVPGIALAMGVIWLIVGIVIVAGVRKGIELSNRIFMPLLIAMFGVLVVQALTLDGATDGLDAFFTPDWEALSGSGVWVAAYGQIFFSLSIGFGIMITYASYLRKKADLTTSALTVGFANSSFELLAGIGVFSVLGFMAAQSGTGIDQQVTDGVGLAFVAFPNIINTLPVAAGLFGVLFFLSLTVAGLSSLISIVQVPVAAFKDRFNLNHKATAIIVWLVLAVVSVGFFPTVNGLLLLDVADGYINSFGIAGAGFISIVSVVWFTRKWRDLIDEANRTSVFQVVKRRKDLWFGALGVLTPLILGITLYSDARERFDPNVVDSSVLNYGIAVAGGALAFGIIMNLVLRAYKTPGEDDRDPEDEPTTDPSDDSSSTEVEESQDDDSAERKEAQQ; from the coding sequence GTTCCCGGCCGTATCGTACGAAAACGGTGGCGGCGCGTTTCTGCTGCCCTACCTGATTGCCCTATTGACCGCCGGAATTCCATTGCTGATCATGGAATTCAGCATTGGACGCAAGTATCGGGCTTCCGCCCCGCTGGCGTGGCGCAAGCTCAACAAGAACACGGAGTTCATCGGCTGGTGGCAGGTAGCCATCGCCTCGGTCATCGCCGTGTACTACGCCGCGATCATCGGCTGGGCCGCTTGGTACACCTGGTACTCCTTTGACCAAACCTGGGGGTCAGAGCCCGACGCGTTCTTGTTCACCGACTTCTTGGGCGGCGGTGAAGGTCCGGTCACCGAAGTGGGACTATTTGATCACTTTGGCGACTTTGTCCCGGGCATCGCTCTGGCGATGGGGGTTATCTGGCTAATCGTCGGAATCGTCATCGTCGCGGGTGTCCGTAAAGGTATCGAGCTGTCGAACCGCATCTTCATGCCCTTGCTGATCGCCATGTTCGGAGTTCTGGTCGTTCAGGCGCTGACACTCGACGGAGCAACCGACGGTCTGGACGCGTTCTTCACACCGGACTGGGAAGCCCTCAGCGGTTCCGGGGTATGGGTCGCCGCCTACGGACAGATCTTCTTCTCCCTGTCCATCGGTTTCGGTATCATGATCACCTACGCCTCATACCTGAGGAAGAAGGCCGATCTGACGACCTCGGCACTGACGGTCGGCTTCGCCAACTCGTCGTTCGAACTCCTGGCCGGTATCGGAGTGTTCTCCGTTCTCGGTTTCATGGCCGCTCAATCGGGTACCGGTATCGATCAACAGGTCACCGATGGTGTCGGCCTGGCCTTTGTGGCCTTCCCGAACATCATCAACACCCTGCCCGTCGCCGCCGGCCTGTTCGGCGTACTCTTCTTCCTCTCGCTCACGGTCGCCGGGCTATCCTCGTTGATCAGTATCGTTCAGGTGCCCGTGGCCGCGTTCAAGGACCGTTTCAACCTCAACCACAAGGCGACCGCCATCATCGTATGGCTGGTGCTGGCCGTGGTTTCCGTGGGATTCTTCCCCACGGTGAACGGTCTGCTCCTGCTGGACGTCGCGGACGGCTACATCAACTCCTTCGGCATCGCCGGTGCCGGATTCATCTCCATCGTCTCGGTCGTCTGGTTCACCCGCAAGTGGAGAGACCTCATCGACGAGGCCAACCGGACCTCGGTATTCCAGGTCGTCAAGCGGCGCAAGGACCTCTGGTTCGGCGCTCTCGGGGTTCTCACCCCGCTGATCCTGGGTATCACCTTGTACTCGGACGCTCGCGAGCGCTTCGATCCGAACGTGGTGGACAGCTCGGTTCTGAACTACGGAATTGCGGTGGCCGGTGGCGCCTTGGCATTCGGAATCATCATGAACCTGGTCCTGCGTGCCTACAAGACGCCAGGTGAGGACGACAGAGACCCAGAGGACGAACCGACCACCGATCCCAGCGACGACTCCTCTTCCACCGAAGTCGAGGAATCGCAGGACGATGACTCTGCGGAGCGAAAGGAGGCACAGCAATAA